The following coding sequences are from one Gossypium hirsutum isolate 1008001.06 chromosome A12, Gossypium_hirsutum_v2.1, whole genome shotgun sequence window:
- the LOC107929597 gene encoding E3 ubiquitin-protein ligase MARCHF2 — MLNEGSNETSTRASYHSSNLPEPDLEKQGNNQVLPQDEGLPGSVRGSACESSPTLLTIVVTKGESHVTQQPIAQLKVMECVLEELPRVAPQKGYFLRNSCSDEECRVCQQEKEEGLIDLGCQCKGGLAKAHRSCIDTWFRTKGSNKCKICQAVAVNVSAPESQPSTNYWVWRADPSFTPHERQRGCFSPLWVAFSILIGGLLLDVLISVTLGVSALPVNIIIGVIVVLGLGTALRLALEFCHEWSIRRAMQRVEVNATLQYHPALWSGA, encoded by the exons ATGCTGAATGAAGGTTCAAATGAGACTAGCACCAGAGCTAGTTACCACTCCAGTAATTTACCTGAACCTGACCTTGAGAAGCAAGGAAACAACCAGGTGTTGCCTCAGGATGAAGGACTGCCAGGCTCAGTTAGGGGTTCAGCCTGTGAGTCCAGTCCCACATTGTTAACCATCGTAGTAACGAAGGGTGAGTCTCATGTAACTCAGCAGCCGATAGCTCAATTAAAAGTTATGGAATGCGTTTTGGAGGAATTGCCTCGTGTGGCTCCTCAAAAGGGCTATTTTTTGAGGAACAGTTGTTCTGATGAGGAATGCAG AGTTTGTCAACAGGAGAAGGAAGAAGGTCTTATAGATCTTGGGTGCCAATGTAAAGGTGGTCTTGCAAAAGCTCATCGATCTTGCATTGACACTTGGTTTCGTACAAAAGGATCCAACAAATGCAAAATATGCCa AGCAGTAGCTGTAAATGTGTCAGCTCCAGAGTCCCAGCCCAGT ACAAATTACTGGGTTTGGAGAGCTGATCCAAGCTTTACACCACATGAACGTCAAAGG GGTTGTTTTAGTCCTCTGTGGGTGGCATTTTCGATCCTTATTGGTGGTTTATTGTTGGATGTGTTAATATCCGTTACTCTTGGTGTCTCGGCACTACCTGTTAACATCATAATTG GTGTTATTGTTGTCCTAGGACTTGGAACAGCCCTTCGACTTGCCCTCGAATTCTGCCATGAGTGGAGTATTAGGAGAGCCATGCAAAGGGTAGAAGTAAATGCGACTCTCCAGTATCATCCTGCTTT GTGGAGTGGAGCCTGA